The following proteins come from a genomic window of Pyxidicoccus sp. MSG2:
- a CDS encoding CCA tRNA nucleotidyltransferase, with the protein MIANLHNADIPKPVLEVIARLRELGHAVYLVGGCVRDMVRLVPPKDFDVATSALPEEVQRAFRKVIPTGIQHGTVTVVQGGTHVEVTTFRSEGDYHDGRRPSSVAFESDIVKDLSRRDFTMNAMAYNPVDRELVDPFGGQDDLKAQLIRCVGSAQERFSEDGLRSLRAVRFAAVLGFSLDPATRDAIPTTLSVFRKVAFERIHDELVKLLHTPRAELGLALLADTGLLDVFLPELARADAEAARQARAAVQAAPVDVEVRMAVLLADLVDRTRARDIGLRLKFPNKSADLVALLVEHAKLEEKVGDSDPALRRLLARVGLPQLPQLIAVARARVGVRAPERLPEAEALFARLEALAAAKPPLSAKELALTGGDIMATLGVGPSPVVGEATRFLLESVLDDPALNTAETLKARLKDWHARAGR; encoded by the coding sequence ATGATCGCCAACCTCCACAACGCCGACATTCCCAAGCCCGTGCTCGAGGTCATCGCGCGGCTGCGCGAATTGGGCCACGCCGTGTACCTCGTCGGCGGCTGCGTCCGGGACATGGTGCGCCTGGTGCCGCCCAAGGACTTCGACGTGGCGACCAGCGCGCTGCCCGAGGAGGTCCAACGCGCCTTCCGCAAGGTCATCCCCACCGGCATCCAGCACGGCACCGTCACCGTCGTGCAGGGCGGCACGCACGTAGAGGTGACGACGTTCCGCTCCGAGGGCGACTACCACGACGGGCGCCGGCCCAGCTCCGTCGCCTTCGAGAGCGACATCGTCAAGGACCTGTCCCGCCGCGACTTCACCATGAACGCCATGGCGTACAACCCGGTGGACCGCGAGCTGGTGGATCCCTTCGGTGGACAGGACGACCTCAAGGCCCAGCTCATCCGCTGCGTGGGGTCCGCCCAGGAGCGCTTCTCCGAGGACGGGCTCCGCTCCCTGCGCGCCGTGCGGTTCGCCGCGGTGCTCGGCTTCTCCCTGGACCCGGCGACCCGTGACGCCATTCCCACCACGCTCTCCGTCTTCCGGAAGGTGGCCTTCGAGCGCATCCACGACGAGCTGGTGAAGCTGCTCCACACCCCTCGCGCCGAGCTGGGGCTGGCGCTGCTCGCGGACACCGGACTGCTGGACGTGTTCCTCCCCGAGCTGGCCCGTGCCGACGCGGAGGCCGCGCGTCAGGCGCGAGCCGCCGTGCAGGCCGCGCCCGTCGACGTGGAGGTCCGCATGGCCGTGCTGCTCGCGGACCTCGTGGACCGCACGCGGGCCCGTGACATCGGCCTGCGCCTCAAGTTCCCCAACAAGAGCGCCGACCTCGTCGCGCTCCTCGTCGAGCACGCGAAGCTGGAGGAGAAGGTCGGGGACTCCGACCCCGCGCTGCGCAGGCTCCTGGCCCGCGTGGGCCTGCCCCAGCTCCCGCAGTTGATTGCCGTGGCCCGCGCTCGCGTCGGCGTCCGCGCACCGGAGCGACTGCCGGAGGCCGAAGCGCTCTTCGCGCGACTGGAGGCGCTTGCCGCGGCGAAGCCTCCGCTGAGCGCGAAGGAACTGGCCCTCACGGGCGGCGACATCATGGCCACCCTGGGCGTCGGCCCGTCCCCCGTCGTCGGCGAGGCCACGCGGTTCCTCCTGGAGTCGGTGCTCGATGACCCCGCCCTGAACACGGCGGAGACGCTGAAGGCCCGGCTCAAGGACTGGCACGCCCGGGCCGGCCGCTGA
- a CDS encoding kelch repeat-containing protein — translation MAAETSTSPEAPRAQAAALTPALVTVLEPEADSYVTTGFGRETSNFGGDSEFKVSPWFQTQAYLRFNLGSLPAGAKVRSVKLTATAFTGYAGDGDGNVYTYLVPDNSWGEYTLNFNNRPLAPGGPLGSWFLWYPYFGYYEDKPGVNEDPSLVPAVQSAMDSTYDRRISFLLRNQGYYDTYYYSREVADATKRPKLEVRYGDVWLSASSAPSVRTKHTATLLADGRVLVTGGANNAGWLDSAALYSPATNTWTTTASMSVKRYGHGATLLGSGEVLVTGGQNNGGVVSSTERYSPSTGTWSAAASMSAARFRHTVTTLNDGRLLVAGGFDGTLGLMSTELYDPATGTWTSGPAMTSRRFGHTSTLLPDGRVLVAGGHSGGQAQATAEVYDPATNTWTATGTMSSSHFGHGAALLPDGRVLVASGLTSGGVLTSVTETYSPATGTWTTMAYLYPARSEFSMVTLGSGHVFVLGGTDGTAITSMVQRFVVATSSWSVAPYMGSPRRNLSATVLPDGRVLAIGGQADTSTASLSSAEVFTSFTDL, via the coding sequence GTGGCCGCTGAAACCTCCACCTCGCCAGAGGCTCCCCGCGCCCAGGCCGCCGCGCTCACTCCCGCGCTCGTGACGGTGCTGGAGCCCGAGGCGGACAGCTACGTCACGACAGGGTTCGGAAGGGAGACCTCGAACTTCGGCGGCGACAGCGAGTTCAAGGTCAGCCCCTGGTTCCAGACGCAAGCCTACCTCCGTTTCAACCTGGGCAGCCTGCCCGCCGGCGCGAAGGTCCGCTCGGTGAAGCTGACGGCCACCGCCTTCACGGGCTACGCCGGCGACGGTGATGGCAACGTCTACACGTACCTCGTCCCGGACAACTCCTGGGGGGAGTACACCCTCAACTTCAACAACCGGCCGCTGGCTCCCGGAGGGCCCCTGGGCTCGTGGTTCCTCTGGTACCCGTACTTCGGTTACTACGAGGACAAGCCAGGTGTGAACGAGGACCCCAGCCTCGTGCCCGCCGTCCAGAGCGCCATGGATTCCACCTACGACCGGCGCATCTCGTTCCTGCTCCGCAACCAAGGCTACTACGACACCTACTACTATTCTCGTGAGGTGGCGGACGCGACGAAGCGGCCCAAGCTCGAGGTCCGCTACGGCGACGTCTGGTTGAGCGCCAGCTCCGCACCCTCGGTTCGCACGAAGCACACCGCCACGCTGCTCGCGGATGGCCGCGTGCTGGTGACGGGCGGAGCCAACAACGCGGGCTGGCTGGACAGCGCGGCGCTCTACTCGCCCGCCACGAATACGTGGACGACCACCGCCTCCATGTCCGTGAAGCGCTACGGGCACGGTGCCACCCTCCTGGGCTCCGGAGAGGTGCTCGTCACGGGAGGTCAGAACAACGGCGGCGTCGTCTCCTCCACCGAGCGGTATTCCCCCTCCACGGGGACGTGGAGTGCCGCGGCTTCGATGTCGGCCGCGCGCTTCCGCCACACCGTGACGACACTGAACGACGGCAGGCTGCTCGTCGCCGGCGGCTTTGACGGAACCCTGGGACTGATGAGCACGGAGCTGTATGACCCGGCCACGGGCACCTGGACGTCAGGGCCCGCGATGACCTCGCGCCGTTTTGGCCACACCTCCACGTTGCTGCCGGACGGACGGGTGCTGGTGGCGGGAGGACACAGCGGAGGACAGGCGCAGGCCACCGCCGAGGTGTATGACCCGGCGACGAACACCTGGACGGCCACCGGCACGATGAGCTCTTCCCACTTCGGGCACGGCGCGGCCCTGCTGCCGGATGGCCGGGTGCTGGTCGCGAGCGGGCTCACGTCAGGCGGTGTCCTCACGTCCGTCACCGAGACCTACTCGCCCGCCACGGGGACATGGACGACCATGGCCTACCTGTACCCGGCGCGCAGCGAATTCAGCATGGTGACGCTGGGCTCGGGCCACGTGTTCGTGCTGGGCGGCACCGACGGCACGGCCATCACCTCCATGGTGCAGCGCTTCGTCGTGGCCACGAGCTCCTGGTCGGTAGCGCCCTACATGGGCAGCCCGCGCCGCAACCTCTCGGCCACGGTGCTGCCCGACGGCCGGGTCCTCGCCATCGGCGGGCAGGCGGACACCTCCACCGCGTCCCTCTCCTCCGCCGAGGTCTTCACGTCCTTCACGGACCTCTGA
- a CDS encoding halocarboxylic acid dehydrogenase DehI family protein has translation MALTRQVSKREAEGDVERIYHELQQTLRVTGVDVSLRMWAAFPRFFAAMWETLLPNVETRAFEKAADSLRDEALEVTADWEPLGAWDAVKLGASQRFHVKGVLELYGALQPKVLLMASAVRLALTDEPVGRKGVPGTEERLERGVPSRMAAMEWVPDRPDDPRLRALFSDVVKSVGPPAVPGEFRALALWPEYLEAAWRRLKPRMREEAFTQAVESLRQSARLQARTLPYEVVLSREQVEALGEDAATVFRVTDALERRLPVLLLNLAQLVLDAPEVERHPFPGATKRVPARVSEEALR, from the coding sequence ATGGCCCTGACCAGACAGGTGAGCAAGCGCGAGGCTGAAGGCGACGTCGAGCGCATCTACCACGAGCTGCAGCAGACGCTGCGGGTGACGGGCGTGGACGTGTCGCTGCGCATGTGGGCGGCATTCCCACGCTTCTTCGCTGCGATGTGGGAGACGCTGCTTCCGAACGTGGAGACGCGAGCCTTCGAGAAGGCGGCGGACAGCCTGCGTGACGAGGCGCTGGAGGTGACGGCGGACTGGGAGCCGCTCGGCGCATGGGACGCGGTGAAGCTGGGCGCGAGCCAGCGCTTCCACGTGAAGGGCGTGCTGGAGCTCTACGGCGCATTGCAGCCGAAGGTGCTGCTGATGGCGTCGGCGGTGCGGCTGGCGCTGACGGATGAGCCGGTGGGGCGGAAGGGAGTCCCGGGCACGGAGGAGCGGCTGGAGCGGGGCGTGCCTTCGAGGATGGCGGCGATGGAGTGGGTGCCCGACAGGCCCGACGACCCACGGCTGCGAGCGCTGTTCTCGGACGTGGTGAAGTCGGTGGGACCTCCCGCGGTGCCGGGAGAGTTCCGCGCGCTGGCACTGTGGCCGGAGTACCTGGAAGCGGCGTGGCGCCGGCTGAAGCCGAGGATGCGGGAGGAGGCCTTCACCCAGGCGGTGGAGTCGCTGCGGCAGTCGGCGCGGCTGCAGGCTCGCACGCTGCCGTACGAGGTGGTGCTGAGCCGCGAGCAGGTCGAGGCGCTGGGAGAGGATGCGGCGACGGTGTTCCGGGTGACGGACGCGCTGGAGCGGCGGTTGCCGGTGCTGCTGTTGAACCTGGCGCAGCTGGTGCTGGACGCGCCGGAGGTGGAGCGTCACCCGTTCCCCGGAGCCACGAAGCGGGTGCCGGCTCGGGTGTCGGAGGAGGCGCTGCGATGA
- a CDS encoding alpha/beta fold hydrolase — translation MNWRDWQARQAVVELGDRFLSYVDLGEGRPMVLLHGIPTWGFLWSGLAPALALTHRVLVPDLLGYGYSDRRDAFDRSVARQAEALDAWMDRLGVQDAVVVGHDVGGGVAQHLAVRFPQRVGRLCLMDSVCYDAWPGELMLQLGHHGVVKTLSADAVYRLLKVAAKRGGFAKAPPDGLMEGLLAPYATEAGKVSLVRNAVSLNTNHTQEVASRLGQLSVPVLILWGEDDAFLSSKYGDRLAWDIPGAKYVKVPGARHFVMWDAPHVVATELYRLVEVEAPEEAGIAR, via the coding sequence ATGAACTGGCGCGACTGGCAGGCCCGACAGGCGGTGGTGGAGCTGGGGGACCGCTTCCTGAGCTACGTGGACCTGGGCGAAGGACGGCCGATGGTGCTGCTGCATGGGATTCCGACGTGGGGCTTCCTGTGGAGCGGGCTGGCACCGGCGCTGGCGTTGACGCACCGGGTGCTGGTGCCGGACCTGCTGGGCTACGGGTACTCGGACCGGAGGGATGCGTTCGACCGGTCCGTGGCGCGGCAGGCGGAGGCGCTGGATGCGTGGATGGACCGGCTGGGGGTGCAGGACGCGGTGGTGGTGGGGCACGACGTGGGAGGTGGCGTGGCGCAGCACCTGGCCGTGCGCTTTCCCCAGCGGGTGGGCCGGCTCTGTCTGATGGACAGCGTCTGCTACGACGCCTGGCCGGGAGAACTGATGCTGCAGCTCGGGCACCACGGGGTGGTGAAGACGCTGTCGGCCGATGCGGTGTATCGGCTGTTGAAGGTCGCCGCGAAGCGGGGCGGCTTTGCGAAGGCGCCGCCAGATGGATTGATGGAGGGATTGCTGGCGCCGTACGCGACGGAAGCCGGAAAGGTGTCGCTGGTGCGGAACGCTGTGTCGCTGAACACGAACCACACGCAGGAAGTGGCGTCGAGGCTGGGACAACTGTCCGTGCCGGTGCTGATTCTGTGGGGCGAGGACGACGCCTTCCTGTCCTCGAAGTACGGCGACCGGCTGGCCTGGGACATCCCCGGAGCGAAGTACGTGAAGGTTCCGGGCGCGAGGCACTTCGTCATGTGGGACGCGCCGCACGTCGTGGCCACGGAGCTGTACCGGCTTGTCGAAGTGGAAGCACCGGAGGAGGCAGGCATCGCGCGGTAG